From Spirosoma aerolatum, one genomic window encodes:
- a CDS encoding alpha-L-rhamnosidase-related protein has product MHRALFYFFITGIVNFAYGQSLPAPARLRCDLLANTQAVSQRGLPVSIPLAEASKQPGQYQFASITSKHPSFSWELEKKFPQQSAYRLLVASSPALLAPGKADYWDSNRQNAKQTKATYAGKPLVAGTVYYWTVQVCNEKGQPTALAQTASFHYGEPDPAERFAYYPLVAEPQKPHLIHKKSPGTYFLDFGKDALCQLTLRLESPANDTVWVEVGEAVASPYTINPKAGQRIRYLKTALPVKQGTHAYKINWPVDAKRNSRNPVLMPDYIGEVYPFRYVTVSNVKGPFDQSSVERTMVHYPFDETAASFTSSDTILNQIWDLCKYSMKATSFTGYYVDGDRERIPYEADALINQLSHYAVDAEYSMARRSMTYLLYHPTWPTEWSLQNVLIAWNDYLYTGDDRLLQTYYPELQKKILMPLAGPNGLISTRTNKQTDDFLTSIHITKLFDGRRGLHDIVDWPQNGEYISPEKEHKGETDGFVFTTYNSVINAYYYRNLVLMQRIAEALHKPDDAAFYKTKAQDVFSAFRTVFRDEKTGLIKDGDETSHSSLHANMFALAFGLVPAEDVKTVREFIKSRRMACSVYGSQFLMDALYDSGMGDYAFDLLTATTQRSWYNMIRVGSTISMEAWDIAFKPNLDLSHAWGAAPANLIVRKLMGVEPLTPGFDTFQIKPQLGRLTQANATIPTIKGAVTVAIQKTTHTETLSVSVPGGSKATIYMPQSAGKTRLFLDGKPIRNQPDNGFFVVKDVAPGQHVIELK; this is encoded by the coding sequence ATGCATAGAGCTTTATTCTATTTTTTCATCACAGGCATTGTAAACTTCGCCTACGGCCAATCTCTGCCTGCCCCGGCACGGCTCCGGTGCGACCTGCTGGCCAATACCCAGGCTGTCAGCCAGCGCGGTTTGCCGGTGTCGATACCGTTGGCCGAGGCCAGTAAGCAGCCGGGCCAGTACCAGTTTGCCAGCATTACCAGCAAGCACCCATCGTTTAGCTGGGAACTGGAAAAAAAGTTTCCACAGCAATCGGCGTATCGTCTGTTGGTGGCCTCTTCTCCGGCCTTACTAGCCCCCGGCAAAGCAGATTACTGGGACTCAAATCGCCAGAACGCGAAACAAACCAAAGCAACCTATGCCGGTAAACCCCTTGTAGCCGGTACTGTCTATTACTGGACGGTTCAGGTATGCAACGAGAAAGGACAACCAACGGCTTTGGCCCAAACCGCTTCATTTCATTATGGCGAACCAGACCCTGCCGAGCGTTTTGCCTATTACCCACTGGTAGCCGAGCCGCAAAAACCGCATCTGATTCATAAAAAGAGTCCGGGAACTTACTTTCTGGATTTTGGTAAAGACGCCCTTTGCCAGTTAACGCTTCGGCTCGAAAGCCCCGCCAACGATACGGTTTGGGTAGAAGTGGGCGAAGCTGTAGCCAGCCCTTACACCATTAACCCTAAAGCCGGGCAGCGTATTCGTTATCTTAAAACGGCTTTGCCGGTAAAACAGGGCACCCATGCCTACAAGATTAACTGGCCAGTCGATGCCAAACGCAACAGCCGCAACCCGGTGCTGATGCCCGACTACATTGGTGAGGTCTATCCATTTCGTTACGTAACGGTCTCCAACGTAAAAGGGCCCTTCGATCAGTCGTCGGTGGAGCGAACGATGGTGCATTACCCATTTGACGAAACAGCCGCCAGCTTTACTTCCAGCGATACGATACTGAATCAGATTTGGGACCTCTGCAAGTACTCCATGAAGGCTACGAGCTTTACGGGTTACTACGTCGACGGTGACCGGGAACGGATACCCTACGAAGCCGATGCGTTGATTAATCAATTGTCGCACTACGCCGTCGATGCCGAGTACAGCATGGCCCGGCGCAGCATGACCTACCTGCTGTATCACCCCACCTGGCCCACCGAATGGAGCCTCCAGAATGTGCTGATTGCGTGGAATGATTACCTGTATACGGGCGACGACCGATTGCTGCAAACGTATTACCCTGAGCTTCAGAAGAAAATTCTGATGCCACTGGCCGGGCCAAACGGCCTCATCAGCACTCGGACTAACAAGCAAACCGACGACTTTCTGACCTCGATCCATATTACAAAGCTATTCGATGGTCGGCGCGGGCTGCACGACATTGTCGACTGGCCGCAGAACGGCGAGTACATTAGCCCTGAAAAAGAACACAAAGGCGAAACCGATGGCTTTGTATTTACTACCTACAACTCGGTTATCAACGCCTATTACTACCGAAATCTGGTGCTTATGCAACGAATCGCCGAAGCCTTGCACAAGCCCGACGATGCCGCTTTCTATAAAACAAAGGCGCAGGATGTCTTTTCGGCGTTCAGAACGGTATTTAGAGATGAGAAAACGGGCCTGATTAAAGACGGTGACGAAACCAGCCATAGCTCGCTTCATGCCAATATGTTTGCGCTGGCCTTTGGGCTGGTTCCGGCGGAAGATGTAAAAACCGTTCGGGAATTTATCAAAAGTCGCCGGATGGCGTGTAGTGTCTATGGTTCTCAGTTTCTGATGGATGCCCTGTACGATTCTGGTATGGGCGATTATGCGTTCGATCTGCTAACGGCCACCACGCAACGAAGCTGGTATAACATGATTCGGGTTGGCTCAACGATCTCGATGGAAGCCTGGGACATTGCCTTTAAACCCAACCTCGATCTCAGCCATGCCTGGGGAGCGGCTCCGGCCAACCTGATTGTCCGAAAACTAATGGGTGTTGAGCCACTAACACCAGGCTTCGACACGTTTCAGATCAAGCCCCAGTTAGGCCGCCTGACACAGGCCAATGCCACTATCCCCACCATAAAGGGAGCCGTGACGGTGGCCATACAGAAAACAACGCATACTGAAACCCTGTCGGTAAGCGTGCCGGGAGGCAGTAAGGCTACGATTTATATGCCACAGTCGGCTGGAAAAACACGCCTGTTTTTAGATGGCAAACCGATTAGAAATCAACCCGATAATGGTTTTTTCGTAGTAAAGGATGTAGCCCCAGGGCAACATGTAATTGAGTTAAAATAA
- a CDS encoding TolC family protein, translating into MTNKRIWSCFGILFSILSISSCTTPRLVTKTENKSVPASYNGSQDSTNSGKKPWKEYFTDPYLTALIDSALYNNQELNITLQEIQIANNEVLARAGAYRPFVSLGGGAGADKVSRYTSQGAADEVSEIKPGVPTPAVLPNFYFGATASWEIDIWHKLRNAKKAAVSSYLASIEGKNFQVTNLVAEIANSYYELLALDNQLDIIQRNIVILNNALGITKQEKEAAKVTELAVRRFEAEVAKTVSLQYEIQQRIVETENRINFLVGRFPQHVQRDPQIFVNLTPSLIQAGLPSQLLANRPDIKQAEWNLEANKLSVAAAKANFYPSLTLRGFLGIMAYNPLYLVYTPEALVASLVGDMIGPVVNKNEITATYRSANAKQIQSVYNYEKTVLNAYIEVVNQLSNIDNLQKKYDSKNNQVQALTQSTSISLKLFTSARADYMEVLLTQRDVLEARMELIETRKQQMNAQINAYRALGGGWK; encoded by the coding sequence ATGACTAATAAACGAATATGGAGTTGCTTTGGGATTTTGTTCTCTATCCTGAGCATCTCGTCCTGCACTACACCTCGTCTGGTTACAAAAACAGAAAATAAATCAGTACCTGCGAGCTACAATGGCTCGCAGGATTCCACCAACTCGGGTAAGAAGCCCTGGAAGGAATATTTCACGGACCCTTATCTGACGGCTCTGATCGATTCGGCCCTGTATAACAACCAGGAACTAAATATCACGTTACAGGAAATTCAGATTGCCAACAACGAAGTGCTAGCCAGAGCAGGGGCTTATCGGCCTTTCGTTAGCCTGGGTGGTGGTGCCGGTGCCGACAAAGTGTCTCGCTATACGAGTCAAGGAGCGGCTGATGAGGTGTCGGAAATTAAACCCGGTGTGCCTACGCCCGCCGTTTTACCAAATTTCTACTTTGGGGCTACAGCCAGTTGGGAGATCGATATCTGGCATAAACTACGGAATGCGAAGAAAGCAGCCGTATCCAGTTACCTGGCGTCGATCGAAGGGAAGAATTTTCAGGTTACCAATCTGGTTGCCGAAATTGCCAATTCGTATTATGAGCTGCTGGCGCTGGATAACCAGCTCGACATCATCCAGCGAAACATTGTTATTCTGAACAATGCGTTGGGGATTACCAAACAGGAAAAAGAAGCGGCTAAAGTAACCGAACTAGCCGTTCGTCGATTCGAGGCCGAAGTTGCCAAAACGGTAAGTCTCCAGTACGAGATTCAGCAGCGGATTGTAGAAACCGAAAACCGGATTAACTTTCTGGTCGGTCGGTTTCCGCAGCACGTACAACGTGATCCGCAAATATTTGTCAACCTGACTCCTTCTCTAATTCAGGCTGGGCTGCCTTCGCAATTGCTCGCCAATCGGCCCGATATTAAGCAGGCGGAATGGAATCTGGAAGCAAATAAATTGAGTGTTGCGGCAGCGAAAGCAAATTTTTATCCGTCGCTGACACTTAGGGGATTTCTGGGAATCATGGCCTACAATCCTCTCTATCTGGTGTATACGCCCGAAGCACTGGTTGCTTCGCTGGTTGGTGATATGATTGGACCGGTCGTGAATAAAAACGAGATCACGGCCACCTATCGGAGTGCCAATGCCAAGCAAATTCAGTCGGTTTATAACTACGAGAAAACTGTTCTGAATGCCTACATCGAAGTAGTCAACCAGTTGTCGAACATCGACAACCTGCAAAAAAAGTACGATTCAAAAAATAACCAGGTGCAGGCCCTTACGCAATCGACCAGCATATCGCTCAAGTTGTTTACGTCTGCCAGAGCGGATTATATGGAGGTATTGCTAACACAACGGGATGTACTGGAAGCGCGTATGGAACTGATCGAAACCCGGAAGCAGCAGATGAATGCTCAGATTAATGCCTATCGGGCGCTGGGTGGTGGCTGGAAATAA
- a CDS encoding efflux RND transporter periplasmic adaptor subunit — translation MKNRIFVLTLMSLGVVLGNTSCSHKEEEKEEETKFSVTSPLQRDTTITNQYVCQIRSIQHIELRALEKGYLQKIFVDEGQYVKKGQLMFQILPIQYQAELQKAEAEANFVGVEFRNTKALADSNIVSKNELALAKAKLDKANAEVSLAKVHLGFTEVRAPFDGIMDHFQVRLGSLVDEGDLLTTLSDNSQMWVYFNVPEAEYLNYKTHAQQENLNHVNLLMANNQVFNHPGVVQTIEADFNNETGNIAFRATFPNPNSLLRHGETGNILMTLPLRNALIIPQKSTFEVLEKKYVYVIDKDNKVRSREIEIAAELPHIFVVKSGLKKDDKILLEGLRQVRENQKIAYKFVQPESVISHLELYAE, via the coding sequence ATGAAGAATAGAATATTCGTGCTCACTCTGATGAGCTTAGGTGTAGTGCTGGGGAATACAAGCTGTTCGCACAAAGAAGAAGAAAAGGAGGAAGAAACCAAGTTTTCGGTTACCAGCCCATTGCAGAGAGACACAACGATTACTAATCAATATGTGTGTCAGATTCGGTCGATCCAGCATATCGAATTACGGGCTCTGGAAAAAGGATACCTCCAGAAAATTTTTGTAGACGAAGGGCAATATGTGAAGAAGGGACAGCTTATGTTCCAGATTCTGCCTATTCAATACCAGGCTGAGCTACAAAAAGCTGAAGCTGAAGCCAATTTCGTGGGTGTTGAGTTCCGAAACACAAAGGCTCTGGCCGACAGCAATATTGTTTCGAAAAATGAATTGGCGCTGGCAAAAGCGAAACTCGATAAGGCAAACGCCGAAGTGTCCTTGGCCAAAGTGCACTTGGGCTTTACGGAAGTAAGGGCACCTTTCGATGGCATCATGGACCACTTTCAGGTACGACTGGGAAGTCTGGTCGATGAGGGTGATTTGCTGACGACCTTATCAGACAACAGCCAGATGTGGGTATATTTCAATGTGCCAGAAGCTGAATACCTGAATTATAAAACCCACGCTCAGCAGGAAAACCTGAACCACGTGAATCTGCTCATGGCCAACAACCAGGTATTTAACCATCCGGGGGTAGTTCAGACTATTGAGGCTGACTTCAATAACGAGACGGGTAATATTGCCTTCCGGGCTACCTTCCCCAACCCCAATAGTTTGTTACGGCACGGGGAAACAGGTAATATTCTTATGACGCTACCTCTCCGTAACGCGCTCATTATTCCACAGAAATCGACCTTCGAGGTTCTGGAAAAGAAATATGTCTATGTAATCGACAAAGACAACAAAGTGCGATCAAGAGAAATCGAAATAGCTGCCGAACTACCGCACATCTTCGTGGTGAAGTCGGGGCTGAAAAAAGATGATAAGATTCTTCTGGAAGGCTTACGGCAGGTACGGGAAAATCAAAAGATAGCATACAAATTCGTTCAGCCTGAGTCCGTTATTTCTCATCTGGAATTATATGCCGAATAA
- a CDS encoding sulfatase family protein: protein MKTLAKLTCLAAVLLSLALTTRPENKQPPNILYILADDLGYGDVSAYNPDGQVATPNIDKLAAQGMRFTDAHSPSSVCTPTRYAILTGRYPWRSRLPVGVLRGYSRTLIENDRPTVASYLKQNGYQTGVVGKWHLGLDWVPKKGNEQLLSTANYGIKTEMDTAVIDFLQKPTQGPNTVGFDYSYILPASLDMPPYCYLENQKLTEQPTGYTKGNKLESGYTGPFWREGKMSPSFDFHEVLPTFVQKANAFLKRQTASKPFFLYLPFAAPHTPWVPKKEYSGKSKAGEYGDFVQQVDAAVGEVFRTLEASGLAENTIVIFASDNGPYWRENFVKQFNHKAAGEFRGMKGDAFEGGHRIPFIVRWPGNVKAGSVSAATTTLANLMATCTDILGSTDTKSTPEDSYSILPVLQGKAKQVPNQPAVVHSSSIGFYAIRKGDWKLIEGLGSGGFTEPKEIKPKPGEPVGQLYNLAKDQLETTNLYQQNPEKVKELTDLLTAIKQSKTRLASH, encoded by the coding sequence ATGAAGACTCTTGCTAAACTTACCTGCCTTGCGGCTGTGTTACTTTCGCTGGCCCTGACAACTCGGCCCGAAAACAAGCAGCCGCCCAACATTCTCTACATCCTGGCCGATGACCTCGGCTATGGCGATGTGTCGGCTTACAATCCTGATGGGCAGGTAGCTACGCCTAATATCGACAAACTAGCCGCCCAGGGTATGCGCTTCACGGATGCCCACTCGCCTTCGTCGGTCTGTACGCCAACGCGTTATGCAATCCTGACAGGCCGATACCCCTGGCGCAGCCGACTGCCCGTGGGCGTATTGCGTGGCTACAGCCGTACACTAATCGAAAACGACCGCCCAACGGTAGCTTCATATCTGAAACAGAATGGCTATCAAACCGGCGTAGTTGGTAAATGGCATTTAGGGCTCGATTGGGTTCCCAAAAAAGGGAATGAACAGTTACTGTCCACGGCAAATTACGGTATCAAAACCGAAATGGACACCGCTGTGATCGACTTCCTGCAGAAGCCAACGCAAGGGCCGAATACCGTCGGCTTCGACTATTCCTACATTTTGCCAGCCTCGCTCGATATGCCGCCCTACTGCTACCTCGAAAACCAGAAACTGACCGAGCAACCCACGGGGTACACCAAAGGCAACAAGCTAGAGTCGGGTTATACGGGGCCATTCTGGCGGGAAGGCAAAATGTCGCCGTCGTTCGATTTTCATGAGGTACTACCCACGTTTGTCCAGAAAGCCAACGCGTTCCTGAAGCGGCAAACCGCTTCCAAACCGTTCTTTTTGTATTTGCCTTTTGCGGCTCCGCATACACCGTGGGTGCCTAAAAAAGAGTATAGTGGCAAGTCGAAAGCAGGTGAATATGGCGATTTCGTGCAACAGGTTGATGCGGCTGTCGGTGAAGTATTCCGCACGCTTGAGGCCTCCGGTCTGGCCGAAAACACCATCGTTATTTTTGCCAGCGATAACGGCCCTTACTGGCGGGAGAACTTCGTGAAGCAGTTCAACCATAAAGCAGCCGGTGAATTCCGGGGCATGAAGGGCGACGCTTTTGAAGGCGGTCACCGGATTCCGTTCATTGTACGCTGGCCGGGCAACGTGAAGGCTGGCAGTGTCAGCGCAGCCACCACAACACTGGCCAATCTGATGGCTACCTGCACAGACATCCTCGGCAGCACCGATACAAAATCGACGCCCGAAGACAGTTATAGCATCCTTCCAGTTTTGCAGGGTAAAGCCAAACAGGTTCCAAATCAGCCCGCCGTGGTACATAGCTCATCCATTGGGTTTTATGCTATTCGTAAAGGCGACTGGAAACTTATTGAAGGGCTAGGCTCTGGCGGCTTCACCGAACCGAAAGAGATCAAGCCTAAACCGGGCGAACCCGTTGGTCAGCTCTATAATCTGGCTAAAGACCAACTGGAAACAACGAATCTTTACCAGCAGAACCCAGAAAAAGTAAAAGAATTAACCGATCTGCTGACGGCTATTAAACAAAGTAAAACGAGGCTAGCCAGCCATTAG
- a CDS encoding Gfo/Idh/MocA family protein, translated as MEEKHALNRRDFIGKAATAAAGFMIVPRFVLGGKRPDGSKYLAPSDMISLGFIGTGKQGRGLTSSFLGTNETRIIAISEVYKAKAQLTLDRIKAHYEKTPDAGKYSDIPVYNDFRELLNRKDIDAVVIATPDHWHAAVAVRAAEAGKDIYCEKPLSLTVKEGRAMVNATRKHNRVFQTGSMQRSWPEFRQTAELVRNGYIGQIKQIKVNVGPPPKPYDLPAETIPDGLDWPAWLGPNEPVAFNSELAPPTSKDIFPNWRNYREFGGGMVTDWGAHMFDIVQWALDMDNSGPVEVIAPDGKDHPFLTYKYDNGIVMTHEKWDWSNAIHFIGTEGDIKVQRRKIETTPASLATKVIGDNEKHVYKSENHYKDFLDAMRKRSKPICDVEVGHRTASVCNIGNIAYRLNRALQWNPKKEQFKGDAEANALLGRPMKNEWAIRI; from the coding sequence ATGGAAGAAAAACACGCTCTTAATCGCCGGGACTTTATCGGCAAAGCAGCCACCGCAGCGGCAGGCTTTATGATTGTCCCCCGTTTCGTACTGGGTGGCAAACGGCCCGACGGATCGAAGTACCTGGCCCCCAGCGACATGATTTCCCTTGGCTTTATCGGCACGGGCAAGCAGGGACGAGGGTTGACCTCTTCGTTTCTGGGTACCAACGAGACCCGGATTATCGCCATCAGCGAAGTGTATAAAGCCAAGGCTCAACTTACGTTGGACCGCATAAAGGCTCACTACGAAAAGACCCCGGATGCAGGCAAGTATTCCGACATTCCGGTGTACAATGATTTCCGGGAACTGCTGAACCGCAAAGACATTGATGCCGTCGTTATTGCTACCCCCGATCACTGGCACGCAGCCGTTGCCGTTCGGGCGGCCGAAGCTGGAAAAGACATTTACTGTGAAAAACCACTTTCGCTGACGGTGAAAGAAGGCCGGGCCATGGTGAATGCCACCCGAAAACATAACCGCGTTTTTCAGACAGGTAGTATGCAGCGTTCGTGGCCGGAGTTTCGGCAAACGGCGGAACTGGTGCGCAATGGCTACATCGGTCAGATTAAACAGATTAAAGTCAACGTTGGCCCACCGCCAAAGCCGTATGATCTCCCCGCCGAAACCATACCTGATGGACTCGACTGGCCAGCATGGCTTGGTCCCAACGAGCCGGTAGCGTTCAACTCCGAACTAGCTCCGCCAACATCCAAAGACATATTCCCCAACTGGCGCAACTACCGGGAATTTGGGGGCGGGATGGTCACCGACTGGGGTGCGCACATGTTCGACATTGTGCAGTGGGCGCTGGACATGGACAATAGCGGCCCGGTCGAAGTGATTGCGCCCGATGGCAAAGACCACCCTTTCCTGACCTACAAATACGATAACGGCATTGTAATGACTCACGAAAAGTGGGACTGGAGCAATGCTATTCATTTCATTGGAACAGAGGGCGACATTAAAGTACAACGCCGGAAAATTGAAACAACCCCTGCGTCGTTGGCAACGAAAGTAATCGGTGACAACGAAAAGCATGTATACAAAAGCGAGAACCACTATAAGGATTTCCTCGACGCCATGCGGAAGCGAAGTAAGCCCATTTGCGACGTTGAAGTTGGCCACCGGACAGCTTCGGTCTGTAACATTGGCAACATCGCCTACCGCCTGAACCGGGCGTTGCAATGGAATCCGAAGAAAGAGCAGTTCAAAGGCGATGCAGAAGCCAACGCCTTGCTGGGTCGCCCCATGAAAAACGAATGGGCCATCAGGATTTAA
- a CDS encoding efflux RND transporter permease subunit has protein sequence MFSKFIRRPVFAIVISVMIVFIGVLAIKKLPISQFPDIAPTTVNIFIAYPGSSADVLVKSTLITLEQAINGVQDMRYIATDATSAGEATLRIIFEPGTDPNDAVIRVKTRVDQVMPLLPELVQREGVIITPIQPSMLMYVNLYSKEKSMDEKFLFNYATVKMIPEIQRTRGVARAQILGSRRYAMRVWLNPERMRAYNVSVEEVMKAIGEQSIIGRPGRIGQSSGIAAQSLEYVLTYKGRYNKPEEYEGIIIRANSQGESIHLRDIAKVELGSEFFDIYSNLDGKASAAIVLRQNYGSNASDVIEEVKKKLEIMKTSFPPGMDYQISYDVSNFLDASIEQVIDTLRDAFILVALVVFIFLGDWRSTLIPILAVPVSLVGAFFVIQAFGLSINLITLFALVLAIGIVVDDAIVVVEAVHAKMEEKPHLTPFGAVRQVLGEISGAIIAITLVMVSVFLPISFMSGPVGTFYRQFSITMASSIVISALIALTLTPVLCAMLLKNHHGHAKKKNLFTRALDSFNSGFEKMTGRYVSLLKLIVNRRFVTFLILAAFCLGIAYENQILPAGFIPNEDQSTIYGIIQTPPGSTLEKTNEVSRRLQKICEEVPGIESVSSLAGYEIMTEGRGSNAGTCLINLKPWGDRDKNVKEIMEELEAKSKGLGATVEFFEPPAIPGFGTSGGFSMRLLDKNTDTDYHLFDKIQKEFMDNLAKRKELTALFSFFAANYPQYELEIDNNLAMQKGVSIGKAMDNLNIMIGSTYEQGFIKFNQFFKVYVQADPSFRRLPSDLLKLFVKNEAGEMVPYSSFMTLKKGQGPNEITRFNLYNSAAIQGQPAKGYTTAEAIAAIREVAAKTLPKGYDIAFEGLSYDESIRGNETLYVFLIVVAFVYLVLAAQYESFIIPLAVLTSLPVGIFGSFFLLKAMGLENNIYAQIGLIMLVGLLGKNAVLIVEFAVQKRQQGETILNAAIEGAKVRFRPILMTSFAFVAGLIPLILAKGAGAIGNRTIGASAMGGMVFGTIFGVIIIPGLYYIFGNLADGRKMIKDEEDDSLTENLVHSVDKFPQPEESEVND, from the coding sequence ATGTTTAGTAAATTCATACGAAGACCCGTATTCGCTATAGTGATATCGGTAATGATCGTCTTCATAGGTGTATTGGCTATTAAGAAATTACCGATTTCTCAGTTTCCGGATATTGCGCCTACCACTGTAAACATATTTATTGCCTACCCTGGGTCCAGTGCCGACGTATTGGTGAAGTCTACGCTGATTACGCTGGAACAGGCCATCAACGGGGTGCAGGACATGCGGTACATAGCCACCGATGCGACCAGTGCCGGTGAAGCTACGCTGCGGATCATTTTTGAACCGGGTACCGACCCGAACGATGCCGTTATCCGGGTAAAAACCAGGGTCGACCAGGTGATGCCGCTTTTGCCTGAACTGGTGCAACGGGAAGGGGTTATCATCACACCGATTCAGCCCAGTATGCTGATGTACGTCAATCTCTATTCCAAGGAAAAGAGCATGGACGAAAAATTCCTGTTCAACTACGCTACGGTTAAAATGATCCCTGAAATTCAGCGGACTCGTGGGGTGGCGCGGGCGCAGATTCTGGGTAGCCGCCGGTATGCCATGCGGGTCTGGCTGAATCCTGAGCGCATGCGGGCGTACAACGTTTCGGTAGAAGAAGTAATGAAGGCCATTGGCGAGCAAAGTATCATTGGCCGACCGGGCCGGATTGGTCAAAGCTCGGGTATTGCCGCTCAGTCGCTGGAATATGTGCTTACCTATAAAGGGAGGTATAACAAGCCAGAAGAGTACGAAGGAATTATTATTCGGGCCAACTCGCAGGGCGAAAGCATCCACTTACGCGACATTGCCAAGGTGGAGCTGGGAAGTGAATTCTTTGATATTTATTCGAACCTGGATGGCAAGGCCTCAGCCGCTATTGTGTTGCGGCAAAACTATGGTAGTAATGCCAGCGACGTAATTGAAGAAGTGAAAAAGAAACTGGAGATTATGAAAACGTCGTTCCCTCCAGGCATGGATTACCAGATCAGCTACGACGTATCGAACTTCCTGGATGCGTCGATCGAGCAGGTAATTGATACATTGCGTGATGCGTTTATCCTGGTGGCGCTGGTCGTGTTTATCTTCCTCGGCGACTGGCGTTCTACCCTGATTCCGATTCTGGCGGTGCCGGTATCGCTGGTGGGAGCCTTCTTTGTGATCCAGGCCTTTGGGCTCTCCATTAACCTGATTACGCTCTTTGCCCTCGTACTGGCTATCGGTATTGTGGTCGATGATGCCATTGTGGTGGTGGAAGCGGTGCACGCCAAGATGGAGGAAAAGCCGCACCTGACGCCCTTTGGCGCCGTCAGGCAAGTATTGGGTGAGATCAGTGGTGCTATTATCGCCATTACGCTGGTGATGGTGTCGGTATTCCTGCCGATTTCGTTCATGTCGGGCCCGGTTGGTACATTCTACCGACAGTTTTCGATTACGATGGCTAGTTCCATTGTGATTTCGGCCCTCATCGCGCTGACGCTTACCCCCGTCTTGTGCGCCATGCTGTTGAAAAATCATCACGGCCATGCGAAGAAGAAAAACCTGTTCACACGGGCACTCGATAGCTTCAACAGTGGCTTCGAAAAAATGACAGGTCGCTACGTAAGTCTGTTGAAATTGATCGTTAATCGCCGGTTCGTCACCTTCCTGATTCTGGCCGCATTCTGTTTAGGAATTGCCTACGAGAACCAGATTTTGCCAGCAGGCTTTATCCCGAACGAGGACCAGAGTACGATTTACGGGATCATCCAGACTCCTCCGGGGTCTACACTGGAAAAAACCAATGAAGTATCCCGGCGACTTCAGAAAATTTGCGAAGAGGTTCCGGGCATCGAATCGGTATCGTCACTGGCGGGTTATGAGATCATGACGGAAGGACGGGGTTCCAATGCCGGTACCTGTCTGATCAACCTGAAGCCCTGGGGCGATCGGGATAAGAACGTGAAGGAAATCATGGAGGAACTGGAGGCAAAATCGAAAGGACTGGGCGCGACAGTCGAATTTTTCGAGCCACCTGCCATTCCTGGTTTCGGTACGTCGGGTGGTTTTTCGATGCGTTTGCTGGATAAAAACACCGACACCGACTACCACCTGTTCGATAAAATCCAGAAAGAGTTCATGGATAACCTGGCTAAACGGAAAGAACTGACTGCTTTGTTCTCATTCTTTGCTGCCAACTATCCACAGTACGAACTGGAAATCGACAACAACCTGGCCATGCAGAAAGGTGTATCAATCGGAAAAGCGATGGATAACCTCAACATCATGATCGGTAGTACCTACGAACAGGGCTTTATCAAGTTCAACCAGTTCTTCAAAGTATACGTACAGGCCGACCCGAGTTTCCGCCGGTTGCCATCCGATCTGTTAAAGCTGTTCGTGAAAAACGAAGCGGGTGAAATGGTGCCTTACTCGTCGTTCATGACCTTGAAAAAAGGACAAGGGCCAAACGAAATTACCCGGTTCAACCTGTATAATTCAGCAGCTATTCAGGGGCAACCTGCAAAAGGGTATACCACAGCCGAAGCCATCGCAGCCATTCGGGAAGTGGCCGCCAAGACGTTGCCCAAAGGCTATGACATTGCCTTCGAGGGGTTGTCGTACGATGAGTCGATTCGTGGTAACGAAACCTTGTATGTGTTCCTGATTGTGGTTGCCTTCGTTTACCTGGTGCTGGCCGCCCAATACGAAAGCTTTATCATTCCGCTGGCTGTATTGACCTCTCTGCCCGTCGGTATCTTTGGTTCGTTCTTCCTGCTGAAAGCTATGGGGCTGGAAAACAATATCTACGCCCAGATCGGTCTGATCATGCTGGTAGGATTGCTCGGTAAGAACGCCGTACTGATTGTAGAGTTTGCTGTTCAGAAACGACAGCAGGGCGAAACCATTCTCAATGCAGCTATTGAAGGCGCTAAGGTTCGTTTCCGACCGATTCTGATGACCTCTTTCGCCTTCGTAGCCGGTCTGATCCCGCTGATTCTGGCCAAGGGAGCCGGGGCTATTGGTAACCGTACCATTGGTGCGTCGGCTATGGGTGGCATGGTATTCGGAACCATTTTCGGGGTTATCATCATCCCCGGCCTATACTACATCTTTGGTAATCTGGCGGATGGCCGTAAGATGATTAAGGATGAAGAGGATGATTCGTTAACCGAAAATCTGGTTCATTCAGTCGATAAGTTTCCCCAACCTGAAGAAAGCGAAGTCAATGACTAA